The Streptomyces sp. NBC_00569 genomic sequence TGTCCCTGGATGCGGGGCGCCTGTCCTCAGGCGACGACGGCTTCAGCCTCGCGGACGCGCTCGGCGCGCCCGACGGGTCGTACGACGTGATCACCGACCGCGAAGCCGCCAAGGCCGGCCTGGAACACCTCCCCGAACGGGAACGCACCATCCTCTACCTCCGGTTCTTCGAGGACATGACGCAGGGCCGGATCGCGGAACACTTCGGGATCTCGCAGATGCACGTCTCTCGTCTCATCCAGACGAGTTGCCGCCGCGTACGCGAGGAAGCCACCCGTGACGTAGCACGTAGACCAGGACGCGGACACCCAGGCAGCTTGAAACAAAGCACAACCGGTCCGGCACATCGGCGCGCGGAGAATCTGGTCGGGTTTCAGCGTCGGACGATCGGGCCCCGAGTTCTTCGTGACCGTGACCCCGCCCTCTCTGCCTCCGCGGGAGAGCCGCAGGCTGCGGCCTCACGACCCAGCGGGCCGCCTCAGACAGGGGATGGGAACACGCATGGATGCAGGCAAAGGCCGGCATGGATCGACGGCATGACTTCCGGGCTTCTCTCAGGCGGCGTCGTCCAAGCAGTCCGCCACGACGTCCTTGTCCAGGGCCGCCCGCACCAGCGCCGAGGCCATTGCCGCGTTCGTCGCCGCGTCATCGGCGATACGGACCAGCTCTGAGGTCTCCTGCGGCAGCCCGAGACGCTCGGCGCCCTGGCGCGCCTTGGAGTCCACGAAAGGGCCGAACTCCGGCCATACGTCCTGGACTTCACGGAGGAAGATGTCCGTTCCGACGCGCCCGATCCCGGGCAGCTCCCGTAGCAGCGTCCGCAGTTCGTCCGCATCGCCGTCCGCCTGCGCGCGCATCCTGCGCAGATCTCCGCCCCAGCGATCGATCAGGATCTGGCCACCATCACCCAGCTGGGTAGCCGTGCTTTCGTCATAACGGCGATACCCACCGCGCCCGAGCGCATCGACGCGCTGCTGCCAGGTGGCCTCGGTCATCCGTTTCGGATCCCTCAAGCCCGCCTCGTACAGCGACCGTGACGTCGAGACCGCAGCAGAGGCGCGGATCCGAGCGCTGAGCAGATGCGCGAGCACGAGTGTCCGGTACAGCGGCTGAGGGGTGTCCTTCAAGCGGATGTGGGCCTCCGCGGCATAGGTCTGCCCGTGCCGTCGGAGCAGTTCCCGCATCACTTTCCTGTTCCTCGCGTTGCTGGTCATAGCTCCGCTACTCCTCAGCGTGATGGCTCAGCCCATAGCGCGGGCCTTGGCTAGGGTGTCTCGGCGAGCCGACGGCTGGTGTGTGGACCGCGTGCGCACGGCGCGTCCTTCATCGCCGACGGCCGCCTCGAACGCCAACTGCGCCGGCCCGTGTTCGCCGACATGCGAACGGCGGAATGGAGGGGTGCCGTGGAAGGAGTGAGGAGGTGGCGAACGCCATGGCACGTGCAGTGTGGGGCGGCACCCTGACCTTCGGGTTGGTCTCCCTGCCGATACAGCCGCGGTGGATGCCGAGGGTGCGGCGGCCCGCGCGGACCGTGTCGGCGCTGGTCATGTCGGTGTCCTCCGGTCAGCGCACGACGGCCGTCTCGACCAGCAGCCGCGCCGCCGCCGCGATCGACTCGGCATCGATACCGGCTGCGTGCAGTTGCTCCGCGGGGCTCGCCGAACCGGGCATCGTCCGGACAGCCAGTCGCACCAGACGCGGGACGGGGCGGCCGTCGGCAAACGCGTCGAGCACCGCGTCCCCGATGCCGCCCTCCTCGCGGTGGTCCTCCACTGTCAGGAGGCAGCCGGTGCTTTCGGCCGCCTCGCGCAGGGTGCGGCGATCGACGGGCTTGACCGAGTAGAGGTCAATCACGCGGACCTGGACGCCCTCGCCGTCGAGCAACTCGGCCGCCTTCAGGGCCTCATGGAGGGTGACACCGGCCGCGACCACGGTGAGCCGGTCCTGGCCGGAAGCGCGCAGCACCTTGCTTCCGCCGATCGGGAATTCCTCGGTAGGGCTGTAGATGACGGGGGTCTCTCCCCGCGTGGTACGCAGATAGCGGATGCCGTCGAGGTCGGCCATCTGCGCGACGAGTTTGGCCGTCTGGTTGGCATCGCAGGGGTAGAGCACCGTTGAGCCGTACATCGCCCGGAACATCGCCAGGTCCTCGAGCCCCATCTGTGAGGGCCCGTCCTGGCCGATGGCGACGCCCGCGTGCGACCCGACGAGATTGATCCCGGCTCCGCTGATCGTGGCCATGCGCACGAAGTCGTACGCGCGAGTGAGGAACGCGGCGAACGTGCAGGCGTACGGCACCCAACCGCGCGTCGCCATCCCGACGGACGTGGCCACCAGCTGCTGCTCAGCGATGTAGCACTCGAAGAAGCGGTCTGGGTGCTCCTTGGCGAAGAACTCGGAGCGCGTCGAGTCACCCACCTCGCCGTCCACGGCGACGACGTCGCCACGGGCGGTTCCGACAGCG encodes the following:
- a CDS encoding endonuclease, whose product is MTSNARNRKVMRELLRRHGQTYAAEAHIRLKDTPQPLYRTLVLAHLLSARIRASAAVSTSRSLYEAGLRDPKRMTEATWQQRVDALGRGGYRRYDESTATQLGDGGQILIDRWGGDLRRMRAQADGDADELRTLLRELPGIGRVGTDIFLREVQDVWPEFGPFVDSKARQGAERLGLPQETSELVRIADDAATNAAMASALVRAALDKDVVADCLDDAA